From Helicoverpa armigera isolate CAAS_96S chromosome 19, ASM3070526v1, whole genome shotgun sequence, one genomic window encodes:
- the LOC110373524 gene encoding carboxypeptidase B: protein MKFLALVTMYALAAAKHEKYIGWKTYIVNTTTEEQVIKLVSTGTKLGIDFLTTPNLEEEGLLLVNPKQQEELTKSLNALGIQYRTHADNIKSLLDHDDFLIKEQNKSIALRSDVFMPYDNYQPLDVIYNFMDAIASKFPTTTKLVRNSFSFDRRPIKYMKISNTNFQDEKKPVIVIDGGIHAREWIAPPVVTWIIRKLTEGLNERHLLDDQDWILVPVVNPDGYDYTFTQDRYWRKTRSTNTHHNARRCPGVDGNRNFAHFWNTSDTSSDPCSLIYPGNYAFSELETSLIRDILQQYRSRIVMYINLHSFGSMILYPWLHDGSRSRRAHYLHLVGTAMADAIHYHSLHHFPGYRVGNGATILYGASGSGVDYAHSLGIPLAFAFELPGLSESNHGFNLEPRYIKQVCLETWAGIKVGVKQATKLFKKNY from the exons ATGAAGTTTCTTGCTTTAGTAACCATGTATGCTTTGGCGGCTGccaaacatgaaaaatatatcgG atGGAAAACATACATCGTGAATACCACTACTGAGGAACAGGTTATTAAATTGGTCTCTACTGGAACTAAATTGGGTATAGATTTCTTAACTACACCTAATTTGGAGGAAGAAGGACTTCTTCTAGTGAATCCAAAACAGCAAGAGGAATTAACCAAAAGTTTGAATGCTTTAGGCATACAATACAGGACTCACGCAGACAATATTAAATC attGCTGGATCACGACGACTTTCTGATTAAAGAGCAGAATAAATCAATAGCTCTTAGAAGCGATGTTTTTATGCCTTATGACAATTATCAACCATTAGACGTG ATTTACAATTTTATGGATGCAATTGCCAGTAAGTTCCCCACGACAACCAAACTGGTAAGAAACTCATTCTCTTTCGATAGACGTCCGATCAAATACATGAAAATTTCGAACACTAACTTTCAAGATGAAAAGAAACCAGTCATCGTAATTGATGGTGGAATACATGCTAGGGAATGGATCGCTCCTCCTGTTGTAACTTGGATTATCAGGAAGCTGACTGAAGGTCTAAATGAGCGTCATCTTCTTGATGACCAGGATTGGATCCTCGTGCCCGTTGTCAATCCTGACGGCTACGATTATACTTTTACTCAG GACCGCTACTGGCGAAAAACTCGCTCCACGAATACCCATCATAACGCCAGAAGATGTCCAGGTGTTGACGGCAATCGAAACTTTGCTCACTTTTGGAATACCAGTGACACCAGCAGTGATCCGTGCTCCTTAATTTACCCTGGAAATTACGCCTTTTCTGAGCTTGAAACTAGTCTTATTCGGGACATACTCCAACAATACCGTAGTCGCATTGTTATGTATATCAACTTGCACAGTTTTGGAAGCATGATTCTGTATCCATGGCTACATGACGGTTCTAGGTCTAGGCGGGCTCATTATCTCCATCTAGTAGGTACTGCTATGGCCGATGCTATTCATTATCATTCGTTACATCACTTCCCTGGATACAGAGTTGGTAATGGAGCTACAATTTTATACGGTGCTTCTGGCAGTGGGGTCGACTATGCTCACTCTCTTGGGATTCCTTTGGCGTTTGCTTTTGAGCTGCCTGGTCTTTCTGAAAGCAATCACGGCTTCAACCTAGAACCCAGATATATTAAGCAAGTATGTTTGGAGACTTGGGCTGGTATCAAAGTGGGTGTGAAGCAGGCTACGAAATTATTCaagaaaaattattaa
- the LOC110373542 gene encoding carboxypeptidase B, with protein MKFIVLATLLVLANAKHEEYIGWKSYYVGASTQEQVKSLIELGDQLDLDFLSPAHTHREALVLVQPEHQEEFVKNLESLGITYRTHTDNVKSALDQEDEVIEEWTRSSARSGARSMPYNNYQRLDVIYAYMQDIANRFPNTVRLVTAANSFQGRPIRYLRISTTNFEDHSKPVIFIDGGIHSREWISPPTVTWAIRKLTEDVTEPDLLNNYDWILLPVVNPDGYEFTFTNTRFWRKTRSTNTHSSSSFCPGVDGNRNYDFAWNTVGTSNSPCSDIYAGNRPFSEVETQVVRDILQEHLARIALYITVHSYGSMILYPWGHDGSLSHNGLGLHTVGVAMANAIDALSLPNFPRYVVGNSALVLNYRAAGAAEDYAHSIGVPLAYTYELPGLSWGNQGFHLDPRYIEQVCRETWAGFVVGARRAAELFKK; from the exons ATGAAGTTTATAGTGCTAGCGACGTTGCTTGTTTTGGCAAATGCCAAACATGAGGAATATAttgg ATGGAAATCCTACTACGTAGGTGCATCCACGCAAGAACAGGTCAAAAGTCTGATAGAACTCGGTGACCAATTGGACCTGGACTTCCTAAGCCCAGCCCATACACATCGGGAAGCTTTGGTCTTGGTACAACCTGAACATCAAGAGGAATTCGTGAAGAATCTTGAGTCATTGGGCATTACATACAGGACGCATACTGACAATGTTAAATC GGCACTTGACCAAGAAGATGAAGTCATTGAAGAGTGGACCAGGTCTAGCGCCAGAAGTGGAGCCAGATCTATGCCTTACAATAACTACCAAAGATTGGACGTG ATTTACGCCTACATGCAAGACATCGCCAACAGGTTCCCAAACACAGTCAGACTGGTAACCGCTGCAAATTCCTTCCAAGGCCGTCCCATCAGATACTTGAGAATCTCCACCACCAACTTCGAGGACCACAGCAAGCCCGTCATCTTCATCGATGGTGGAATCCACTCCAGGGAATGGATCTCTCCCCCCACTGTCACCTGGGCTATCAGGAAACTGACTGAGGACGTTACTGAGCCTGATCTGCTGAACAACTATGATTGGATCCTTCTGCCTGTTGTCAACCCTGATGGTTATGAATTTACTTTCACTAAT ACCCGTTTCTGGCGCAAGACCCGCTCAACCAACACTCACTCTAGTAGTTCTTTCTGCCCCGGAGTCGACGGCAACCGCAACTATGATTTCGCCTGGAATACCGTTGGAACTAGCAACAGTCCTTGCTCCGACATCTATGCTGGAAATCGGCCCTTCTCCGAAGTGGAGACTCAAGTTGTCCGAGACATATTACAAGAACATCTGGCTCGTATTGCTTTGTATATCACAGTTCATAGCTACGGTAGCATGATTTTGTATCCATGGGGTCATGATGGCTCCTTGTCCCACAATGGCTTAGGTCTTCACACAGTTGGAGTCGCCATGGCGAATGCCATCGATGCTCTTTCTTTACCCAACTTCCCTAGATACGTAGTTGGCAACTCTGCTCTGGTTCTGAACTACAGAGCGGCCGGTGCTGCAGAAGATTATGCTCACTCCATAGGTGTTCCTCTAGCTTATACTTATGAGTTACCTGGTCTTTCCTGGGGCAATCAAGGGTTCCATTTAGACCCTCGTTACATTGAACAGGTGTGCCGTGAAACTTGGGCTGGTTTTGTAGTAGGAGCCAGAAGAGctgctgaattattcaaaaaataa